In Carettochelys insculpta isolate YL-2023 chromosome 21, ASM3395843v1, whole genome shotgun sequence, a single genomic region encodes these proteins:
- the LOC142024069 gene encoding dolichyl-diphosphooligosaccharide--protein glycosyltransferase subunit 4, producing MITDVQLAIFTNMLGVSLFLLVVLYHYVAVNNPKRQE from the coding sequence ATGATCACGGACGTGCAACTCGCCATCTTCACCAACATGCTGGGCGTGTCGCTCTTCCTGCTCGTGGTGCTCTACCACTACGTGGCTGTCAACAACCCCAAGAGGCAGGAGTGA